A single genomic interval of Zobellia nedashkovskayae harbors:
- a CDS encoding PIG-L deacetylase family protein — translation MKTLLPTLCLILTLFSCHSQKQTKKENKQPTNTDKTLMAIFAHPDDEIVISPILSKYAKEGASIHLVIVTDGSKGVTPHANIPAGDLLANVRAQEALCVTKTLGINPPTFLNYTDGDLALNENLFSLDDKIDSLFTKHEPEVVITFGPGGEYGHSDHRMVSNIVTEVFQREASETQQLLYYGFPNESKNKELSLKTDLVKWFNENLKTTRKRFLTYRIPFSEEDLKLGHEASSCHTSQYTAEAIDDLFTMMKQTDSVIYFRPWNGSKAIKEHFFD, via the coding sequence TTGAAAACACTACTACCAACCCTTTGTCTCATACTTACGTTGTTTTCATGCCACAGTCAAAAGCAAACAAAAAAGGAGAACAAACAACCGACCAATACTGATAAGACTTTAATGGCAATATTTGCTCATCCGGATGATGAGATTGTAATTTCTCCCATCCTCTCCAAATATGCCAAGGAAGGTGCTTCTATTCATTTAGTAATTGTTACCGATGGCTCCAAAGGAGTTACACCGCATGCTAATATCCCAGCTGGAGATTTACTTGCTAATGTACGCGCCCAAGAAGCCTTGTGTGTAACAAAAACCCTGGGGATTAATCCTCCAACTTTTTTGAATTATACTGATGGTGACTTAGCATTGAATGAAAACCTATTTTCGTTAGATGATAAAATTGATAGTTTATTCACAAAACACGAACCTGAAGTAGTCATTACTTTTGGCCCTGGTGGAGAATATGGTCATTCTGACCATCGTATGGTCAGCAATATCGTTACAGAAGTTTTTCAGAGGGAAGCATCAGAGACGCAACAACTACTTTATTATGGCTTTCCTAACGAATCTAAAAACAAGGAACTTAGTTTAAAAACAGATTTGGTGAAGTGGTTCAATGAAAATTTAAAAACTACTCGAAAGAGATTTCTTACCTATAGGATACCCTTTAGCGAAGAAGATTTAAAATTGGGACATGAAGCATCTAGTTGCCATACATCTCAATACACTGCTGAAGCCATAGATGATTTATTTACAATGATGAAGCAAACGGATAGCGTAATATACTTTAGACCTTGGAATGGCTCTAAAGCAATAAAGGAGCATTTTTTTGACTAG
- a CDS encoding polysaccharide lyase family 7 protein, giving the protein MNKKISTSLATLLTLGFFLALHSCGDTGKKTNTSTTDADEKEIVKTVYASDVIPFFDHWKLILGDGSNVGIANNFENKDFFYTENDGNSDWIVFKAPNGGNTHGTSNNTRTELAQIKKWYPKTANDKLTATLKVMNVSATGDARVAATYAVVVGQIHSADKFENEPLKIFYKKFPGHTKGSVFWHYEINTAGDDNSKRWDYSSAVWGNDFSVVGSDTNTYPEEPEDGIALGEEFSYEIEVKDGIMNLTFTGNGHETKTFTKNLIESEFTTKADIPEQTQKLFVPIGQDGVERKEAYAGEGCFFKLGAYNQTNGKSPEVNMNWCSGAETHGGDIQKQYADGNYAEVWFKTGSIQVSDASVSNEGYFTKND; this is encoded by the coding sequence ATGAATAAAAAAATTAGCACATCTTTAGCAACGTTATTAACCCTTGGATTTTTCCTTGCACTTCATAGCTGCGGTGATACGGGAAAAAAAACAAATACTTCAACGACTGATGCAGATGAAAAAGAAATTGTAAAAACCGTTTACGCAAGTGACGTTATTCCGTTTTTTGATCATTGGAAATTGATTTTAGGTGATGGCTCAAATGTAGGTATCGCAAACAATTTTGAGAACAAAGATTTCTTTTACACAGAAAATGATGGCAATAGTGATTGGATTGTATTTAAGGCTCCTAATGGAGGAAATACCCACGGGACCTCAAATAATACAAGAACTGAATTGGCGCAAATAAAAAAATGGTATCCAAAAACCGCTAATGATAAATTAACAGCTACACTTAAGGTTATGAATGTATCTGCTACCGGTGATGCTCGCGTAGCTGCTACTTACGCCGTAGTGGTAGGACAAATTCATAGTGCGGATAAATTTGAGAATGAACCGCTTAAAATATTTTACAAGAAATTTCCTGGTCATACCAAAGGTTCTGTTTTTTGGCATTATGAAATTAATACGGCAGGTGATGATAATTCTAAAAGATGGGATTATTCCTCAGCTGTTTGGGGAAATGACTTTTCTGTTGTTGGTAGTGATACAAACACTTATCCAGAAGAACCTGAGGATGGTATTGCATTAGGGGAAGAGTTTAGTTATGAAATAGAAGTTAAGGATGGAATAATGAACTTAACATTTACTGGTAACGGACACGAAACTAAAACCTTTACAAAAAACTTAATCGAATCAGAATTCACAACAAAGGCAGACATACCAGAGCAAACACAAAAATTATTTGTGCCAATTGGTCAAGATGGTGTAGAACGTAAAGAAGCATATGCTGGCGAAGGTTGTTTCTTTAAACTTGGTGCCTATAACCAAACAAATGGAAAATCTCCCGAAGTTAATATGAACTGGTGTTCTGGTGCCGAAACGCATGGTGGTGATATTCAAAAACAATATGCAGACGGAAACTATGCCGAAGTTTGGTTTAAAACAGGAAGTATTCAAGTAAGTGATGCCTCTGTATCTAATGAAGGTTATTTTACTAAAAATGATTAG
- a CDS encoding ArsR/SmtB family transcription factor translates to MKRNLEHIEYKKDTEALAKFAKALGHPTRIAILKHLEKQSCCFTGDLVEVFPLAQSTVSQHLKELKNVGLIQGELKPPKIKYCINQENWTIAKSLFQDFFS, encoded by the coding sequence ATGAAACGAAATCTAGAGCATATAGAATACAAGAAAGATACAGAGGCATTGGCAAAATTTGCTAAAGCCTTAGGACATCCTACACGTATTGCTATTTTAAAGCATCTTGAAAAACAATCTTGCTGTTTTACTGGAGATTTGGTAGAGGTCTTTCCTTTGGCACAGTCAACGGTTTCACAACATTTAAAAGAATTAAAAAATGTGGGTCTTATTCAAGGAGAATTAAAACCACCTAAAATAAAATACTGTATCAATCAAGAAAACTGGACTATTGCAAAATCATTATTTCAAGATTTTTTTAGTTGA
- a CDS encoding thioredoxin family protein: MSKTIKILGTGCPKCQSMTGVVKDVISENNIDATIEKVEDIMEIMKYNVMSTPALVVDDVITIKGRVPSKEEVLALVK, encoded by the coding sequence ATGTCTAAAACAATTAAAATACTAGGAACTGGATGTCCCAAATGTCAATCTATGACAGGTGTTGTTAAGGATGTTATTTCAGAAAATAACATTGATGCCACTATTGAAAAAGTTGAGGATATTATGGAAATCATGAAGTACAACGTAATGTCTACTCCTGCATTAGTTGTAGATGATGTAATTACAATAAAAGGACGTGTACCTTCAAAAGAAGAAGTGTTGGCGCTCGTCAAATAA
- a CDS encoding permease, translating to MFDWIQNGADWFVYDVLNLDKGQHLAEALNFFIYDTTKILILLFVVIFLMGIVNSYFPIDKVKSYLSRNKLYGLEYLMASLFGVVTPFCSCSSVPLFIGFVRGGIPLGVTFAFLITSPLVNEVAIGLFIGLFGIETTIIYVISGVLLGTVSGVILQQLKLERFLTPWVKEVLATAQRDQDTFIKEKQTLQQRLPIIWDEVLKILKGIIPYVIVGIAIGGLMHGYIPEGFFEQYMAKDNLFAVPIATILAVPMYSNASGILPVVQVLVAKGIPLGTAIAFMMGVVGLSLPEAMLLKKVMTLKLIAIFFGVVTLCIIISGYLFNFLL from the coding sequence ATGTTCGATTGGATTCAAAACGGTGCAGACTGGTTCGTTTATGATGTCTTAAATTTAGACAAAGGGCAACATTTAGCTGAAGCCCTAAACTTCTTTATCTATGACACCACAAAGATTCTAATTCTCCTTTTTGTCGTTATCTTTTTAATGGGTATCGTAAACAGTTACTTCCCTATAGACAAGGTAAAAAGTTATTTATCGCGGAATAAATTATACGGATTAGAATACCTCATGGCAAGTCTCTTTGGCGTTGTAACACCTTTTTGTTCTTGTTCATCTGTTCCTTTATTTATTGGGTTCGTAAGAGGTGGTATACCTTTAGGGGTCACCTTTGCTTTTCTCATTACCTCACCCCTTGTAAATGAAGTTGCGATAGGACTTTTTATAGGTTTATTCGGAATAGAAACTACCATTATTTATGTGATAAGTGGGGTTTTATTAGGTACTGTTTCTGGTGTAATTCTTCAGCAATTAAAACTAGAAAGATTTTTAACACCTTGGGTAAAGGAAGTTCTGGCCACTGCCCAAAGAGACCAAGATACCTTTATTAAGGAAAAACAGACTTTACAACAACGATTACCCATTATATGGGATGAAGTACTAAAAATTCTTAAAGGCATTATCCCTTATGTAATAGTAGGTATCGCTATTGGCGGATTGATGCACGGTTATATTCCCGAAGGATTTTTTGAACAATATATGGCCAAGGACAATCTTTTTGCCGTTCCTATCGCTACTATTTTAGCCGTACCCATGTACTCAAATGCTTCGGGCATACTTCCTGTAGTTCAAGTACTGGTAGCAAAAGGTATCCCCTTGGGTACTGCCATTGCATTTATGATGGGCGTGGTTGGTCTTTCCTTGCCGGAAGCTATGCTTCTTAAGAAGGTAATGACCCTAAAACTAATTGCTATCTTCTTTGGCGTAGTCACGCTTTGTATCATCATTTCAGGATATTTATTTAACTTTCTCTTATAA
- a CDS encoding FmdE family protein — protein sequence MKKLISIALLSILLSQTMLAQTTPQVFTKGAMNNMGPTYDIKVWLDTLPDKSNLFAMGPYDKMKGEITVFDGKPFFASAFEEGKAVVSQSWDIRSPFFVYSNVKNWEEFNLPGPLNSVQQIEENVAAIAKNKGYDLKEPFAFRIGGEFDQMTAHIVTPRSPDIEGYRPDIKSQNFTLENEKGEILGFYSEQHQGVFTGSKSFIHVHYLRDDQTFMGHLDKITTGNRSLKLYLPKKQAPVETGMRVNDTDFSKGRLGYIQTIDLDDLVKFHGHLCDGLVVGHLALQQAMEQLYPDGLIDRTNTRVVSKASPCLTDAAIYDTGGRYQFNSFYVSDAIDGLFVVQRIDTKKTVGVQMKNGLKPKEIDQLGAIAVKGELPTCDLDKLKNLEDDFTETLLSTDPKKNFIVTEISDFNWNPILKSTYIKTDIINKNALKCGK from the coding sequence ATGAAAAAATTAATTTCAATCGCGCTATTAAGCATTCTACTTTCACAAACGATGTTAGCGCAAACCACGCCACAAGTATTTACCAAAGGAGCAATGAACAATATGGGACCTACCTATGACATTAAGGTTTGGCTAGATACCCTCCCTGATAAATCCAATCTATTTGCAATGGGGCCTTATGATAAAATGAAAGGGGAAATTACCGTTTTTGATGGCAAACCGTTCTTTGCTTCGGCATTTGAAGAAGGTAAAGCTGTGGTTAGTCAAAGTTGGGATATCCGTTCTCCATTCTTTGTGTATAGCAATGTAAAAAATTGGGAAGAATTCAACTTACCAGGGCCATTAAATAGTGTTCAGCAAATAGAGGAAAACGTAGCCGCAATAGCCAAGAATAAGGGCTATGATTTAAAAGAGCCTTTTGCTTTCAGAATTGGGGGAGAGTTTGATCAAATGACCGCACATATTGTTACGCCTAGAAGTCCAGATATAGAAGGGTATAGGCCGGACATAAAATCTCAAAATTTTACCCTAGAAAATGAAAAAGGGGAAATCTTAGGTTTTTATTCAGAACAACATCAAGGTGTATTCACGGGTTCTAAAAGCTTTATTCACGTGCACTACTTAAGAGATGACCAGACTTTTATGGGGCATCTAGATAAAATTACAACAGGTAACAGATCACTTAAACTCTACTTACCCAAAAAACAAGCTCCAGTTGAAACAGGAATGAGGGTTAATGACACCGATTTTTCAAAAGGCCGTTTGGGATATATTCAAACTATAGATTTGGACGACCTAGTAAAATTCCACGGTCATCTTTGTGATGGGCTCGTTGTAGGTCACCTTGCTTTACAACAAGCTATGGAGCAACTATATCCGGATGGGCTTATTGACCGCACTAATACACGAGTGGTAAGCAAAGCTTCCCCATGTTTGACAGATGCTGCAATTTATGACACAGGAGGCCGGTACCAATTCAATTCATTTTATGTGTCTGATGCTATAGATGGCTTGTTTGTGGTACAACGTATAGATACCAAAAAGACAGTGGGGGTTCAAATGAAAAATGGTCTAAAGCCAAAAGAAATAGACCAACTTGGTGCTATTGCCGTAAAAGGAGAATTACCCACATGCGATTTAGACAAATTGAAAAACTTGGAAGACGACTTCACCGAAACCTTACTTTCTACTGACCCTAAAAAGAACTTTATTGTAACAGAAATAAGTGATTTTAATTGGAACCCCATTTTAAAGAGTACTTATATTAAAACGGATATTATCAATAAAAATGCTCTGAAGTGTGGTAAATAG
- a CDS encoding M1 family metallopeptidase has translation MKRIIALVLFMVATTTFAQEFTEQDTLRGSITPEREWWDLNYYHLDVAVDPDKKFISGSNTIRYKVLKKNQVMQVDLQPPLTIEKVTQDGKKLEVVNNGNAHFVQLKKKQKEGDFNEIKVYYSGHPKEAVRAPWDGGFSWKKDPNGNDFVATSNQGLGASVWWPNKDHMYDEVDSMLISVKSPKGLMDVSNGRLRKVDEDTNTYHWFVSNPINNYGVNINIGDYVHFGEKYEGEKGTLDMDYYVLRDNLEKAKEHFKDAPKMMEAFEHWFGPYPFYEDSFKLVEVPYLGMEHQSSVTYGNQYMKGYLGRDLSGTGLGLKFDFIIIHESGHEWFANNITYKDIADMWIHESFTAYSENIFLDYHLGKEASADYVIGTRTNIQNDKPIIGPYNVNTEGSKDMYYKGANMLHTIRQLVNDDEKWRQVLRGLNSEFYHQTVTTKQIEDYISKKSEIDLSKVFDQYLRTTMIPLFEFKIDGNKLKYRYSNIVEGFRMPLNILIDGKSQTLSPTADWKTQELNGDLSTLEVDRNYYVDHKQVK, from the coding sequence ATGAAACGGATAATAGCACTAGTACTCTTCATGGTTGCCACCACAACCTTTGCACAAGAATTTACAGAACAAGATACTCTACGTGGAAGTATTACCCCAGAACGCGAATGGTGGGACCTCAACTATTACCATCTGGATGTGGCAGTAGACCCAGACAAAAAGTTCATTTCGGGAAGCAATACCATCCGCTATAAAGTGCTGAAAAAAAATCAGGTGATGCAGGTTGACCTTCAGCCTCCCTTGACCATAGAAAAAGTAACTCAAGACGGCAAAAAACTGGAAGTAGTAAACAATGGTAATGCTCATTTTGTTCAGTTGAAGAAAAAACAAAAAGAAGGCGACTTTAATGAGATTAAAGTATACTACTCTGGCCACCCTAAAGAAGCCGTTCGCGCTCCCTGGGATGGTGGATTTTCATGGAAAAAAGACCCAAATGGCAATGACTTTGTAGCGACTTCTAACCAAGGCCTGGGTGCTAGTGTTTGGTGGCCTAACAAAGATCATATGTATGACGAAGTAGATAGTATGCTCATAAGCGTAAAATCTCCAAAGGGACTTATGGATGTCTCCAACGGTAGGTTAAGAAAAGTGGATGAGGATACTAATACCTACCACTGGTTTGTTTCTAACCCTATTAACAATTACGGCGTAAATATTAATATTGGTGACTATGTACATTTTGGAGAAAAGTACGAAGGTGAAAAAGGTACTTTAGACATGGATTACTATGTGCTTAGGGATAATCTTGAAAAAGCCAAAGAGCACTTTAAGGATGCTCCAAAAATGATGGAGGCTTTTGAACATTGGTTTGGCCCCTACCCTTTTTACGAAGACAGTTTTAAGCTGGTAGAAGTGCCTTACTTAGGCATGGAACACCAAAGTTCTGTCACCTACGGAAATCAATATATGAAAGGTTATTTGGGTAGAGACCTATCCGGAACTGGTTTAGGTTTAAAATTCGATTTTATTATCATTCACGAATCTGGTCACGAGTGGTTCGCAAACAACATTACCTATAAAGATATTGCGGACATGTGGATTCACGAAAGCTTTACCGCCTACTCCGAGAATATATTTTTAGACTATCATTTAGGTAAAGAGGCTTCCGCAGACTATGTAATCGGCACACGGACAAACATTCAAAATGACAAGCCTATTATTGGTCCGTACAATGTAAATACCGAAGGCTCAAAAGACATGTATTACAAAGGTGCCAATATGCTCCACACCATAAGGCAATTGGTAAACGATGACGAAAAATGGCGACAAGTGCTACGTGGACTAAATAGTGAGTTCTATCACCAAACGGTAACTACAAAACAGATTGAAGATTATATTTCAAAAAAATCAGAAATAGATCTTTCAAAAGTATTTGACCAATATTTGCGAACTACAATGATTCCGCTTTTTGAATTTAAGATTGATGGAAATAAGTTAAAATACCGATACTCAAATATTGTTGAAGGTTTTCGCATGCCACTTAATATATTAATTGACGGTAAGTCACAAACCCTCTCCCCTACGGCAGATTGGAAAACCCAAGAGCTAAATGGAGACCTTTCTACTTTAGAAGTAGATCGCAATTATTATGTAGACCACAAACAGGTAAAATAA
- a CDS encoding ThuA domain-containing protein: MKKIVSILVLVLGLIVASCGDSNHKREGKPKVLVFSKTVGWQHKSIPAGIAAIQKLGVEQGFEVDSTKNSELFNEENLKQYSAIIFLSTTLNVLDAKQEAAFERYIQAGGGFVGVHAAADTEYDWGWYTKLVGAQFRSHPKGTPEADFIVTDKNFGATEFFTDSVWHRSDEIYNYNKLNPDVHVVMTVDESTYEGGTNGDYHPFAWYHEFDGGRAFYTGAGHTDETFSEDLFLKHLLGGINYAIGKNEVLDYSKATTQIPPDVDRFTKKQLSVGEFFEPTEMAVLPNNDVLIAQRRGQIALYSDATQELKEIASLDVYYKTLNTKGVNAEEGLMGLQKDPDFATNNWIYLYYSPTGDKWVNRLSRFQYKDGVFDLASEQVILDVDSQREICCHTGGSIAFGPDKLLYLSTGDNSTPFNEKGVKYVSNGFAPLNDIPGHEQYDVRRASGNTNDLRGKIIRLKINEDGSYDIPTGNLFAEGTEKTRPEIYTMGHRNPYRISVDQKNSALYWGEVGPDAREDKLDTRGPRGYDEMNRATEAGNFGWPLFIADNKPYVDYDYETGESGITFDPEKPINDSKNNTGLRELPPAKGAYIYYPYVDSKEFPEVGSGGRNAMAGPTYYSDLYPNGGGLPSYFDGKTIIYDWMRGWMKAVTFFDDGTFNKMEPFASDIKVNSLIDMEMGPNGRVYLLEYGSGWFTQNENSALSYIEYNGGNRPPVIDDMIVDHTSGKLPLTVNAKVDAKDREDDAISYVWNLGDGETKETSEPQISHTFATAGEYRISVEVKDAQGDATMSDVISVVAGNSRPEVAISLNEGTAIFEKGVPVKYEVKATDADGDVIDPENIFVSVDYLESFDEQNMSLGHQQVSAAVMGKALTQGMDCKTCHKEASPSIGPNYKAVADKYKNDKKAKSYLQKKIVAGGGGVWGEVVMPAHPNITQDETRQVVEYIMSLADTGEKVKSLPASGSIVPKPTKDDKVMVITASYTDKGQEGTIPLTGMKTVVLKEKGADKPE; encoded by the coding sequence ATGAAAAAAATAGTATCCATACTTGTCCTAGTATTAGGGCTGATTGTTGCCAGTTGTGGCGATAGTAATCACAAGAGAGAAGGTAAGCCTAAAGTTTTGGTTTTTTCAAAAACCGTAGGTTGGCAACACAAATCTATTCCGGCAGGTATTGCTGCCATACAGAAACTTGGCGTTGAGCAGGGCTTTGAGGTAGATAGCACAAAAAACTCCGAGCTTTTTAATGAAGAGAATCTAAAACAATATTCTGCCATCATCTTTTTGAGCACCACATTAAATGTTTTGGACGCTAAACAAGAGGCTGCTTTTGAAAGATACATTCAAGCAGGAGGTGGTTTCGTTGGCGTACACGCTGCGGCAGACACAGAATATGATTGGGGTTGGTACACAAAATTAGTGGGAGCTCAATTCAGAAGTCACCCTAAAGGTACGCCAGAAGCGGACTTTATTGTAACCGATAAAAACTTTGGTGCAACGGAATTTTTTACCGACTCTGTTTGGCATAGAAGTGATGAAATATACAATTACAATAAGTTGAACCCAGACGTTCACGTGGTGATGACGGTAGATGAGTCTACATATGAAGGAGGAACCAATGGAGATTACCACCCATTTGCATGGTACCATGAGTTTGATGGTGGTAGAGCATTCTATACAGGAGCTGGTCATACAGATGAAACTTTCTCAGAAGACCTTTTCTTAAAACATTTGCTAGGTGGTATTAATTATGCCATTGGTAAGAATGAGGTTTTAGATTATTCCAAAGCTACTACACAAATACCACCAGATGTTGACCGTTTTACAAAGAAGCAGTTAAGCGTAGGTGAGTTTTTTGAGCCTACGGAAATGGCCGTTTTACCTAATAATGATGTGTTAATAGCACAGCGTCGCGGTCAGATTGCCTTATATAGTGATGCTACCCAAGAGCTAAAAGAGATAGCGTCCTTAGATGTGTATTACAAAACTTTGAATACCAAGGGTGTAAATGCAGAGGAAGGTTTAATGGGCCTTCAGAAAGACCCTGATTTCGCTACCAATAACTGGATCTATCTTTATTACTCCCCTACAGGCGATAAATGGGTAAACCGTTTATCTCGTTTTCAATATAAGGATGGGGTTTTTGATTTGGCTTCTGAGCAGGTCATTTTAGATGTGGATTCACAAAGAGAAATTTGTTGTCATACAGGTGGTTCTATTGCATTTGGGCCAGACAAGTTGTTATACCTTTCTACAGGAGATAATTCTACACCTTTCAACGAAAAAGGAGTAAAGTATGTTAGTAATGGTTTTGCACCGTTAAACGATATTCCGGGCCATGAGCAGTATGATGTGCGTAGAGCTTCTGGAAACACTAATGATCTGAGAGGAAAAATTATTCGATTAAAAATAAACGAAGATGGTAGTTACGATATTCCTACAGGCAATTTGTTTGCTGAAGGGACAGAAAAAACGCGTCCAGAGATTTATACTATGGGACATAGAAACCCATACCGTATTTCAGTTGATCAAAAGAACAGTGCCTTGTATTGGGGAGAAGTAGGACCGGATGCTCGTGAAGATAAGTTGGATACACGTGGACCAAGGGGTTACGATGAAATGAACCGCGCTACGGAAGCCGGTAACTTTGGTTGGCCATTATTCATTGCGGATAACAAACCGTATGTTGATTACGACTATGAAACAGGTGAAAGCGGTATTACTTTTGATCCGGAAAAGCCAATCAACGATTCTAAGAACAATACGGGACTTCGTGAACTTCCACCTGCAAAAGGGGCTTATATCTATTATCCTTATGTAGACTCAAAAGAATTTCCAGAAGTAGGTTCAGGTGGTAGGAATGCTATGGCAGGACCAACGTATTATTCAGATTTATACCCTAATGGAGGTGGGTTGCCTTCGTATTTTGATGGTAAGACTATTATTTACGATTGGATGCGCGGATGGATGAAAGCCGTAACCTTCTTTGATGACGGTACATTCAATAAAATGGAACCTTTTGCTTCGGATATCAAAGTGAATAGTTTAATTGATATGGAAATGGGCCCGAATGGAAGAGTCTATTTATTAGAGTATGGTAGTGGTTGGTTTACCCAAAATGAGAATTCAGCTTTAAGTTATATCGAATATAATGGAGGCAATCGTCCACCGGTTATAGATGATATGATTGTAGACCATACTTCGGGTAAATTACCGCTTACGGTTAACGCTAAAGTAGATGCAAAAGACCGTGAAGATGATGCCATTTCTTATGTATGGAATTTAGGTGATGGAGAAACCAAAGAAACCTCTGAACCACAAATTAGCCATACGTTTGCTACTGCGGGTGAGTATAGAATTTCAGTTGAGGTCAAAGATGCTCAAGGTGATGCTACAATGAGTGATGTGATTTCTGTAGTTGCAGGAAACTCAAGACCAGAAGTGGCTATTAGTCTAAACGAAGGAACCGCTATTTTTGAAAAAGGAGTTCCTGTAAAGTATGAAGTAAAAGCTACTGATGCCGATGGTGATGTTATTGATCCAGAGAACATTTTTGTATCCGTAGATTATTTAGAAAGCTTTGACGAACAGAACATGTCTTTAGGTCATCAGCAGGTTTCTGCTGCCGTTATGGGCAAAGCACTAACGCAAGGCATGGATTGTAAAACTTGTCACAAAGAGGCAAGCCCATCTATAGGTCCAAATTATAAGGCTGTAGCCGATAAATACAAAAACGATAAGAAAGCTAAGTCCTACTTGCAGAAGAAGATTGTTGCCGGGGGTGGCGGTGTTTGGGGAGAGGTAGTAATGCCTGCTCATCCAAATATCACACAAGATGAAACCAGACAGGTTGTTGAGTATATTATGTCATTGGCCGATACTGGAGAGAAGGTGAAATCACTTCCCGCTTCAGGTAGTATTGTGCCTAAACCAACTAAAGATGATAAGGTCATGGTAATTACCGCAAGCTATACGGACAAAGGACAAGAAGGAACCATTCCGCTTACTGGAATGAAGACTGTTGTTCTAAAAGAAAAAGGAGCAGATAAACCTGAGTAA
- a CDS encoding methyltransferase domain-containing protein produces the protein MNDEHAYWTERYKENKTGWDIGYPSTPIKEYIDQLTDKNISILIPGAGNAYEAEYLWNKGFKNVHVMDISEIPLQHFQKRIPDFPKEQLLQENFFEHNNQYDLIFEQTFFCSFVPTAKNRSTYAQQMANLLKPGGKLVGLWFNIPLTGDMVKRPFGGSKELYLNYLNPHFSTTTFSSSYNSIPPRKDNELFGIFLKK, from the coding sequence ATGAACGACGAGCATGCATATTGGACGGAACGTTATAAAGAAAACAAAACGGGTTGGGATATTGGCTACCCTTCTACTCCAATCAAAGAATACATAGATCAGCTTACGGACAAGAATATTTCTATTTTAATACCGGGTGCTGGTAACGCCTACGAGGCAGAGTATTTATGGAACAAAGGATTTAAAAATGTTCATGTTATGGATATTTCAGAAATCCCATTACAACACTTTCAAAAGAGAATTCCAGATTTTCCTAAAGAACAATTATTACAGGAAAATTTCTTTGAGCACAATAACCAATACGACCTTATTTTTGAGCAAACCTTTTTCTGCTCTTTCGTACCCACCGCCAAAAACCGAAGCACATATGCCCAACAAATGGCAAATCTACTAAAGCCTGGCGGCAAGCTTGTAGGTCTTTGGTTTAATATTCCACTAACGGGTGATATGGTAAAACGTCCTTTTGGAGGTTCTAAGGAATTATATCTTAATTATCTAAATCCGCATTTTAGTACAACCACTTTTTCAAGTTCCTATAATTCTATTCCACCACGCAAAGACAACGAACTTTTTGGAATTTTTCTCAAGAAATAG
- a CDS encoding MbnP family protein, which translates to MKNSLLALSAVFALFMTSCSNDDDATSEETLTGSGEISLTYDNGFNGNDLVLGTANAANANGETITINRFNYIISNIRLVNKDGEEFVYAKDDSYFIINQENEEDQVALADVPAGEYTTLKFGVGVDQEKYLQGAEGQGDFLTLAEENNMMWAWQAGYKFLNFEGTFTSATITEATEFKIHMGSHGSSLDNYKEVTLELPENVVVGDGIDSNIHLKIDASKILAGATTNIELTEKSVIMVDAEKSPQIAVNTSEMFVVDHVHNGNGH; encoded by the coding sequence ATGAAAAATTCTTTATTAGCTCTTTCCGCTGTATTCGCTCTTTTTATGACCTCTTGCTCAAACGATGATGATGCAACTAGCGAAGAAACCCTAACTGGAAGTGGAGAAATTTCCCTAACCTATGATAATGGCTTTAATGGCAACGACTTGGTTTTAGGAACTGCAAACGCAGCTAATGCCAATGGTGAAACAATAACTATAAACCGTTTTAATTATATCATAAGTAACATTAGACTTGTTAATAAAGATGGTGAAGAATTTGTTTATGCTAAAGATGATAGCTATTTCATCATCAATCAAGAAAATGAGGAAGACCAAGTAGCTCTTGCAGATGTTCCTGCCGGTGAGTATACTACATTAAAGTTCGGAGTTGGTGTTGATCAAGAAAAATACCTACAAGGTGCTGAAGGCCAAGGTGATTTTCTAACGCTTGCAGAAGAAAACAACATGATGTGGGCATGGCAAGCAGGTTATAAGTTTTTAAACTTTGAGGGTACATTTACATCTGCAACCATAACAGAAGCTACGGAGTTCAAAATTCACATGGGCAGCCACGGGTCAAGTCTTGACAATTACAAAGAAGTTACTTTGGAATTACCAGAAAACGTTGTTGTTGGAGATGGTATTGATTCTAACATTCACTTAAAAATCGATGCTTCTAAAATATTAGCAGGAGCTACTACTAATATTGAACTTACTGAAAAGTCTGTAATCATGGTAGACGCCGAAAAATCTCCTCAGATTGCGGTTAATACTTCTGAGATGTTTGTAGTAGACCACGTTCATAATGGTAACGGTCACTAA